A segment of the Lactobacillus sp. ESL0700 genome:
AATGGGCCATAACCTGCACCAACATCTAAAATATTGCTTGCTGGGAAAATCACATCTGCCATTGCCTTAATTAAAACACCGGACCCATAGTCAACCCGCATTTTTGAAAAAACACCGGCGTCGGTGTTGAACTTTAAATCCACGCCACCTACATGATAGTCAACAACATGCTCATCATGCTTGGCCGTTGGATTAGCCGCAAAATACATTTGATTTTTTTCGTTAGCCATTACTCGCTCATTTCTAAATTAAACTCTTTACTAATTATTTTACTACCATAATAACCGATAGTTAAAATGTTACTCTGGCAAAAATGTCCCCGGCGCAATATGCTGCAAAATAGTATACCCAACTTTCTTTTCCTTGGCTGCACTATTATTAGTTTGGTTCAAAAACATGACAATCCCAGTTTGATTATCAGAAGTTAATTGCACCCACATGCCAAAGTGCGTGCCGTGCAGATTACCATAAGCAATCTTCAGCTTACCAGATTTTTTAATGTGCAGGCCACCGGAATACGCCGTCGTCTTGCTTGCCAGATTAGTTAAATATTGAAACTGCTTCTGCGTCAAAATCGTGCCGTCAGTTAAACCGCATTGAATTTGGTAATATTCCATTGGCGTCGTTAACAAATTACCAGCGCCCAGCATTTGTGAAGCGAATGCTTTCGTCAGGTAAACAGGATTACGATAATTCGCACCACCATTAGCATAGTATGATCCCGCAATTAACTTGGATTTAGGCAAAGATGCTGCCGTAAATGTACTTGTGAGGCCAAGTGGCTTAACAATTCGCTTCCGCAAATTGGTCTGGTAAGATTGCCCAGTCTCCTGCCGGATAATTCCAGCCAGCAGAATATAATTCGCGTTATTATAATGATATTTACCAACCTTCGCAAACGAAAATTGATTGGCGTTTGCGATTGTCATCTTAATTGCTGCACTTTCGGAATAATTGTGATGCCGCCACACTTCAGTATTTGACGGTTTAATCCCCGAAGTGTGAGTCAACAAATTGCCTACTGAGATTTTCTGAGCATTCTTTAGGTTAGGAAACCACCGGTCAATTTTTGTATTTTGGTCAAACTCCTGATTGGTTTCCTTTTTCTCATCCATAATTTGCACAATCATTGCACCCGTGACCACTTTTTGCAATGAACCAGTTGGATACACGACTTTACGATTGCCGTTGCCAATTTTGCGATTACTCAAGGCATAGCCATAGCTGATCTTTTGGGGCACGCCATTTTTAATCACGACAATTGATCCACGCACATGGTGCTTAGCCATTGTTTTCCTGACAAACTTGCGCAGTGCCTGTTTCTTAGATGTTGCCGCCTGCACCTGAACCGGCTGCACTGTCTGAAAGCCCAAGACACCAGCATTAAGCGTCATTACTAATCCAATTATTCCAATTTTAAAAATATTTTGCTTCTTCACAGTTCTTCGTTAATATTCCAATCCATTCTTTTTAAACTTTTATTGCCAAACGTATACTCAGATAACAATAATGTTTTTGTTCCTGTTATTCAAGTTTAACAAAAATGAAAAACAAGTGTTTTACCATTTTATCTCTTTTCAGTGACAAAAGATGAGCTTATAATGGGGTTAATTAAATATGGGAGATAGAAAATGAAATTAAAACACACTTTATTAATCGTAACGGCTTTGATTACATTGGGTACCAGCTCGGCAATTGCGCCACAGCCTGCTGCAGCAACCACTGTCAAAGCTAAGAAAATCAAATCTTATCCTAAAAATATGCGGGGCACGTGGTATTACTATGATACTTACACGAAAAAGCTCGACAAGGAAGTTTTCACTAAAAAGACCGCTAAGTTTTACGTTGGCAAAAAGAAGGTCGGCTATACCAAATTGCACGCTTATACCAAGCATGATCCATATACCAATGATAAAGCTATCTTAAAGAAGACGGCTCACTGGACATACGCTGACGACACGATCACCGTAAATGGTATCATTTGGCTTAACATCCGTGGTTGGAATCAAGGAATGGGCGACGGTGAATACTATAACGTGGCTACCTTTGACAACAATGAGGTTTTGACCAGTGCTAGCGGTGCTAAAATTTGGGTTGACCATCATGCATACCGCACACCAGAATTGGCCAAGGCCTTGAAGAACAAGCATTATCAATATTTTAGCTATCAAAAATAAATAAAAGCACTTCGCAATGAAGTGCTTTTATTGTCGTAATTTTAACTTAATATGTTACCCCAACAGATGAATAAATATAATCGTCTTCGGTTGCTGCACCAACGCCAATTGTCTTGTCATTTGCGTTAAGCAAAATATCCCGGTGACCCCAGTTGGAATCGGCATCATTATAAATGTATTCATAGATTGCAACATCGGCAATTTCTGCTGACGTGCCACCAGTTGGTGATTGCTCTAACTCATTATTATTATGGTTTACAACCCAGCCCCACGGATCCATTGCGATACATTCGGCAATACTATGATAGCTAATACCTGCATTATCAAAGTAATTTTCCAAAATAAAGTTTCCAGCTGCGTCTACGTGTTCAAAGTTGCTTGGCAACAATGCAGACCGTTGTTGTACAACTTCGTCATAATGAGGATCTTCTGTTACTGGTGCTAGATTGCGCTTCGCACGTTCGGCATTCAGATCCTTTAAAAATTCTGCCCGGAATTCACTAATTGAAAAGTCATCAATTGTATGTTTCTTGGGCTTTTTTGCTGGCTTGGCTGGTTCAGGTTTTGTTGCACCTGTTGGTTTATTTTCACTTGGCTTGGCTGGTTCAGGTTTTGTTGCATCAGCCGGCTTAGTTTCACCTGGCTTTGGCAGTTCTGGCTTCGTTATATTAGTTGGAGTAGAATTTTCAATTGATGAGGTACTTGAACCTGAATTAGTCGAATTATTATTAGCTGGTGCTGGCTTTGCCTTCAGCAACTTAACCTTACTAATTAAGACATATCTGCCATGACCAATTGCATAATACTTCTTGCCCCGGATCTTTTTCGTGCCATAAATTGTAATTTTTTTGCCCTTTTTCAGGACTTTTTTACCAACACGATGACCCTTTTTATTGTAAACACGAGCATTTTTCTTAAGCTTAGCCTTCTTAGTTAATGCTGGAACACTCAATGTGGTTTTTGCGGTCACCGTATCGGCATTCACAGCATCACTGCTCAGAGCCAAGCTTCCCCAAGTACACCCAAGAGCAACTGTTGCAATCATAATTTTGCGATAATTAATTTTCATTTTTCTCCATCCTTTTAAATACACAATATACCAAATATCATAGTTTTAATTTGGGCTTTAGGCAATCCCCTGCGCAATATTTACTTAATAATCACGCGCATCCCCGTTGGCGCATGGTGATAAAACCACCGCGCATCGCTGGTGCTTAAATGAATGCAGCCATGAGAAGTTGGCTTTTTACCCAAATTCTTGGCAACCGACTTAATCGTTTTATGTTGCAGAGTGCGCGGGTTTTCATGAAACAAGTACAGCCCGCCTTGCAGCCAGCCAACCGCATATCTGGCACCCATTTTTTCACTAGCTGAGTAAAACCACGGTGCGCGATAAGTATTTATCTTGTAATTGCCCCGTGGTGTTTGGTGATGCGCACCAGTAGAAACATAAAATTCATAGCGCGTCTTTTTGCCCCGCTTCAAATATGCCCGCTGCTTCTTAAGAGACACAATGATGCGGTCCTTTTTGGCGCTTAAGTGCTTGGGATACGGTTTAATTTCAGATGATTTTGTGTAGCTAATCGGCTCGCGCATATCCGCCTGTGGCACCTCATCACTAGCAGTGACTGACAATGGGCGACTCAATGCAAGACCGCCAACTACCAAGCTGACGCCTAGCAACCAAACTTTTTTAATCATTAATTTTTCTTTCCTAATTATTTACATTCCGATAAGCAAAACGCATTAACTTAACTGTATCGGAAAATTCATTTTCATCATTTAGCACAACTGTAATCAAGCCATCGCCTTTGCGGCAACTGCCAACAAAGCAGTAGCCAGCACGTGGTGTCCAGCCAGTCTTCATCCCGTCAAGCTTAAAAGATTTATGGTAGTACTTGTGCCCCGGCAACATTCGGTTCTCGTTGACCAGCCATTGACCCGCGACTTTCATCGACCCAGTAGCAAAATACTTCATCAAACTGGGATAATCATGAGCGACGTGGTAAGCCACAATTGCTAAACTCTTAGCTGATAACAAATTGCCCGAAGTCTTGCCACCCTTGACGTAATAACCGTAGCGAGCCAGATCGTCATTTTCAAGTCCTGATGATGAGACAAAGCGAGCCTTAATCTGCCACAATTTGGCCTGTTTGTTCATCATCGTGATAAATTTACGGTTTGACCCAGCAACCCATTGCCCTAAGCGAATTGCCGAATTGTCGTCAGAGTCAATAATCGCTGATTCCAGTAACTGCTTAACCGTATACTTGTGGCCCTTTTTGGCATGAAAGCCATTAAAGCCTGGGTCAGCGCCCATTTTAATTAATGACTTGGAAAAGCTAAGCCGCTGATTCCAATCTTGAGGATAACTGGCCAACTTGCGTCTGGCTAAATAAATCGTCATTAATTTTCCAGTTGATGCGATTAAACGTTGTTTATCGGCATTTTTTTGCAATAAAGTCGCACCAGTTTTGCGATTAAGTACAATATATGCCTTTGCTTTAGTCTTTGGCTTTTTAGCAGTTATTCGGTCGCCGCTCTGACCAACTGTTGCGGCCTGATGATGACTATATAGTTGTGGATTATTCTCATCAGTTAATCCTGTACTAGTAGCCTTAACAGGAATAACTATGAAAATTAACAGACAAAATATTACAGCTATTCCAAAAGAGCAGCGCCTAGTTTTCAAGATTAAATTCCTCCTCCACGACTATCTATTAATATTTATTTTAAAAAATCAATTCATGTAGTTTATTATAGTATAAAATACTAACTGTGTATCGTATTTTTAAGAAAGGATTTCAATATGTCAATTAAAGCCAAGCACTTCTTAACTGCTCTGTTAATCAGCGCGGCATGTATTTATAGTGCCAACGTTAAAGTCATGGCTGCCACTCAAGAACCAGCCTCAACTAATACCCCTAGTCAAACGTCACAAGATAATAACCAACAACCTGCTCCAGCGGATCCATCTACTGTAAACTCTGAGCCCGTTATTTATCAGCAACAGGGATCAGGCATTATCTTCCAAACGCATTATGGCTTCAGTAAAAAGCTAAACCAAAAGGGCAAGGCAGCTAAAGGCTACTATAATAAACGCATTAACTATTCTAAAGTTGCCCAAACTGCTAAGGGGACTTTTGTTAAAACAAAACATGGCTGGCTAAACAAAAAGGCCTTCAATCAATATTTAATTACTAAAAGCAAATTAAATTACAAGATGAAAGTTATTGCCAATGCTTCCCTGTATAACAAGCCGGCTCACACTAATGGCGCACGTAAAATCAGTAGTATCAATGAACTGGGACTGAAAAACAAATGGGTGCACGTCAATATGATTGCACACACGAATATCAACAGTACTTATTATCGGTTTAGCTTTAACCAACAAAATTATTGGATTCAAGGAGCAAAATTAAAGTTCAACCTAAATGCCTTAAAGGGCAGTAATCGCCAGTTAGAGCGAGCTATTACCAAGGGCGAAAAGATGATTGGCCATTCTGTTTATAACGAAAACACACGCCATTATGATTGTTCAAGCTTTGTTAATTACCTCTATTCAAGCATTGGGCACCATTTAGGCTCGACAACTTTTAGCCAATGCAATAATGGTCGTAGCATCAGCTATAAACATAAAAAGCGCGGTGATTTAATTTTCTTTGATGACCAATCTGACGGCCACTTAGCACACGTTGGAATTTATCTGGGCAAGGGACTTTTCTTACACGACAGTCCGTATACAATTACCGGCGGCGTTGACGTTTCTAGTTTACATGACGCATTTTGGAATTCTCGTTCTGCCAAATCCAAGATTGTTCATTACCCTGATGGTATTGTAAGAAGAATTATTTAAAAGCAAAAAGCACTTCGATTTGAAGTGCTTTTGTTAATTATTAATTTCTTTCGTGAACTGTCTTAGAATGAGTCACTGGGAAAATCCGCTTAGCATAATAATATTGTTGGAAATTAGCATTACTTACTGTAACACCCCAATTAGGCCATGAATGCAAAACCTTGTTATTACCTAAGTAAATACCAACGTGATAAACATCTGGTTTTGGTCGACCATAGAAAATAATGTCGCCACGCTTCAAATGGCTAAGACTTACTGTTTGCAAAGTACTGCTTTGGACAAATGAACGGCAGCCCCATTCATGAGTTGCATGCCATTTTGGATTGGCCGGTGTTGGGTCAATTCCAGTTGCATACATACATTGCATAATTAAACCTGAACAGTCAACTGAAGTTCCTGGCTTCTTAGAAGTAAAGTCGATCCAAGCAGTACCAGCGTTCTTATATTGATAACCGCGCTTGATAAATGCCTTAACATAGTCACTTCTAGTTGATGCATAGGTCAAACTCTTATCAAATGGACTAGTATAGTAGCCCTTTAAGTGCAAGCTCTTCATGTGCAATTGCCGATATTTCTTAGGAATTTGGTAACGACGCACTGTTGAAATGCCGATCTTGTCACTCTTAGCTGCAGTTGCACTATCAGTTTCAGGAGCATACAAACGCCAAGTCGTATGTAAGTGGTGATACCAAACTGCAGGATAAGTTACCGTAACTTTACCATCGGCAGTAGTAGTGAATTTCTTTTCATCAACATACTTCTTGCCGTCCCACTTTTGTAAATATACTGGCCGAACTTCCTTACTGTTTAAAGAAATTTGGTCTTCAATCTTATCTCCAGCAGTCCACTTATATTTAGTACTTACTCCACTAAAAGCAGTTACTGTTTTGCTAGGTTGAGTAGCATTACTATTGTTATCGGCTGGAGTAGTTGCGGGCTGAGTAGTGTTAGTACTGTCTTGACCCGAATTACTTGTCACGCCAGTTGAACTGACACTATCAGCTTCAACAACTGTTCCTGTTGTTAAACCGCCTAATAACATTACTGCTGCAACACCAGCAAATAACCGTTGGCTATATTTCATCATTTTCCCTCCAAAATACAAATTTAAACTAACTAAAAAAATAATAGCATTAATTTTACAATAAGAAAACACTAATTTTGATATTTTAGTAACTTAATGCTCTTAAACCATCTCCGCGCCAGTGATTAAGAAAGCTGCTCTCACTCATTGCGGCTTTTTTGCCTGTCCAAGGATCATTGTAAAAAAATTGTCCATTATGATAGCCAGTCAGTGCCAAGGCATGATTAGAAAAGCCGTCGACATCCTTAACCCAAGCAACAACTAAATGTGAATGTAGCAGTTTATTTTTAACGGCCGTTAAACTATCACCAGTCATGACCTCGGCTTTACCCAAGTAATGCTTAACAACACCCTTGATGCCATTCGGTGTTACCCAATAGCCACCTGGATATTCCTTGTAAGGTGAACCAATGAAACCTTTATCTGGATTACTGCTGCGCGGGGTTTTCTTGGCAACTGTAAATTTAGAAACCTTGACACCAGCGAAGTTCAACATCATCGTCACGGCAGTCATCTCGCAACCTGTTGGCAATTCTGGTCTTTGGCTGACTACCTTAGCATTATTTTTAATACCGGTAATCTTACCCTTTTTAATCCAATAGTATGCTTTTTTGGTTGAAGCAGAATTTTCGCTCCGTTTACCATTTGCCTTGTAATAACTATACGTTGTTTTATGTGGCGTCTTGCGAACGCCCGTTAACATCACACCATTTTTATTAAATAAATAATGGCTTTGCCCAATCTTAACAACGCCTTTAGCTTTTTTACCGGATTGATAATAGTACGTGCTCTTACCTTTGACTACCCAGCCCTGCTTTTGTGGCTTAGGTTTATCAGGAGTAGTTGCCACACTATTTTCACTACTAGTGCCATCTTGCTCAGTATCATCAGTTTTACTTGTTTGTTCAACAGTATTTTGACTGTTAGCTGGGTCAATAGTTGCGGCCATAACTGATGTTGTTGATTTCCAGCCCATTAATGACAAAGCAGTAATCATTGCAAAAATGAGTTTTTTATACATAATTTCCTTTCTGTAATCCCTTAAATAAAATTCAATACTAGTATAATTTACACTTTTATAAATTCAGGTTCAATATAGTTTTCAAAAATTATCATGTGCGCAATTAGAATTTTAATTACAAATAAAAATCCCTCGTGCATTAGCGCGAAGGATTTAATGGCTAATTATTTAGTAGTTGGAACACATTTGGGCCACAATTTGGCAAAAATAAAAACCGCACAAGCTCTAAATGCTGAGCTTATGCGGTTTCTTATTAGCTTTGTCCAGTTGGACTGTAACTATTTAAGGGTTACAGTAGCTCCAACTTCTTCAAGCTTAGACTTAATGTCGTTAGCTTCGTCTTCAGAAACGCCTTCCTTAACGTTCTTAGGAGCGCCATCAACCATGTCCTTTGAGTCCTTAAGGCCAAGACCAGTAATGTCACGAACAGCCTTAATAACCTTAACCTTTTCTTGACCTGCTTCAGTCAATTCAACATCGTAAGTTGACTTAGCAGCAGCTTCGGCACCAGCACCTGCAGCAGCAACTGGAGCAGCAGCAGTAACATCAAATTCATCTTCAATAGCCTTTACAAGGTCATTTAATTCAAGAATTGAAGCACCTTTTAAGTCTTCAATAATCTTTTCAGTATCTAAAGCCATATTTAAGTATCCTCCGAAAAATTAGTATTAGATATAATTACAATCTTTTTATTCTGCAGCTTCGTCTTTTGAATCAGCAACAGCTTTAACAACACATGCGAAGTCGCGAACTGGAGCTTGCAATACAGATACAAGCATTGACAGTAAGCCTTCGCGGCCAGGAATAGCAGCAAGTTCCTTGATTTCTTCTTTAGAAGTCAATTTACCTTCAAGCATACCACCCTTAATGTCCAAGACATCAAAGTTATCTTCAAACTTAGAAACGATCCGTGCAGGTTCTGTAATGTCATCGGCATTATCAGTGTAAACAACAGCAGTAGGACCAACAAAAGTATCATCTAAGCCTTCGATACCAGCCTTAGCAGCAGCACGTCTCAAGTAAGTGTTCTTGATAACCTTCATCTTAACGTCGTTTTCACGAAGTTCCTTACGCATAGCGGTAACTTCTTCAACAGTTAAACCAAGGTAATCAATTACCAAGATGGCTTTTGCAGCTTTAAGTTCTTCAGCAAAAGCATCAACAAGCTTTTCCTTTGCAGCAATAGCAGCTTTACTCAATCGAATTCACCTCCATAAAATTCATTAATAAATCCTAAAAGGCCTAAAAAACTCCATGCCACAAAGACATGGAGTTTTGAAAAAATCTTCATTATCTTCTGGCCTCGGCGGGAAATTAAGGCGTAATGCCACCCGAGTCTTAGGTAGAATTTACTTTATCAAGTATAGCAGGCCAAATTAATTTAAGCAAGTATTTATTCCGCTTTTGGGTCGGCTAGTTCAAATAATTCTCCAGAGACCTTGTAGATAACCCAACTAGCCAGGTTGACGATGTGGTCCCCAATTCGTTTGAGCAATCTAATAATGACAAAATAACTGGCAGAAGCAACTGCCGCATTAGAATCCTTTTCAACGCCATCAATGATAACTTTTCGTGCCTTCTGATAATTGGCTGTTACCACCTCTTGGCGATCAACCATCGCCCGTGCCGTCTTTTCGTCTTCTTGGACATAAGCCGTCAGGACTTCGATTAACATTTTGCGAACCTCATGGGTCATCTGCGAAATGATTTTTTCAACCTCAGGAATTCGCGGATTACCCTTTACTCTGACGGTTTCAACGGCCAAGC
Coding sequences within it:
- a CDS encoding NlpC/P60 family protein — its product is MSIKAKHFLTALLISAACIYSANVKVMAATQEPASTNTPSQTSQDNNQQPAPADPSTVNSEPVIYQQQGSGIIFQTHYGFSKKLNQKGKAAKGYYNKRINYSKVAQTAKGTFVKTKHGWLNKKAFNQYLITKSKLNYKMKVIANASLYNKPAHTNGARKISSINELGLKNKWVHVNMIAHTNINSTYYRFSFNQQNYWIQGAKLKFNLNALKGSNRQLERAITKGEKMIGHSVYNENTRHYDCSSFVNYLYSSIGHHLGSTTFSQCNNGRSISYKHKKRGDLIFFDDQSDGHLAHVGIYLGKGLFLHDSPYTITGGVDVSSLHDAFWNSRSAKSKIVHYPDGIVRRII
- a CDS encoding C39 family peptidase, with product MYKKLIFAMITALSLMGWKSTTSVMAATIDPANSQNTVEQTSKTDDTEQDGTSSENSVATTPDKPKPQKQGWVVKGKSTYYYQSGKKAKGVVKIGQSHYLFNKNGVMLTGVRKTPHKTTYSYYKANGKRSENSASTKKAYYWIKKGKITGIKNNAKVVSQRPELPTGCEMTAVTMMLNFAGVKVSKFTVAKKTPRSSNPDKGFIGSPYKEYPGGYWVTPNGIKGVVKHYLGKAEVMTGDSLTAVKNKLLHSHLVVAWVKDVDGFSNHALALTGYHNGQFFYNDPWTGKKAAMSESSFLNHWRGDGLRALSY
- a CDS encoding NlpC/P60 family protein, with protein sequence MMKYSQRLFAGVAAVMLLGGLTTGTVVEADSVSSTGVTSNSGQDSTNTTQPATTPADNNSNATQPSKTVTAFSGVSTKYKWTAGDKIEDQISLNSKEVRPVYLQKWDGKKYVDEKKFTTTADGKVTVTYPAVWYHHLHTTWRLYAPETDSATAAKSDKIGISTVRRYQIPKKYRQLHMKSLHLKGYYTSPFDKSLTYASTRSDYVKAFIKRGYQYKNAGTAWIDFTSKKPGTSVDCSGLIMQCMYATGIDPTPANPKWHATHEWGCRSFVQSSTLQTVSLSHLKRGDIIFYGRPKPDVYHVGIYLGNNKVLHSWPNWGVTVSNANFQQYYYAKRIFPVTHSKTVHERN
- a CDS encoding SLAP domain-containing protein, translating into MKINYRKIMIATVALGCTWGSLALSSDAVNADTVTAKTTLSVPALTKKAKLKKNARVYNKKGHRVGKKVLKKGKKITIYGTKKIRGKKYYAIGHGRYVLISKVKLLKAKPAPANNNSTNSGSSTSSIENSTPTNITKPELPKPGETKPADATKPEPAKPSENKPTGATKPEPAKPAKKPKKHTIDDFSISEFRAEFLKDLNAERAKRNLAPVTEDPHYDEVVQQRSALLPSNFEHVDAAGNFILENYFDNAGISYHSIAECIAMDPWGWVVNHNNNELEQSPTGGTSAEIADVAIYEYIYNDADSNWGHRDILLNANDKTIGVGAATEDDYIYSSVGVTY
- a CDS encoding L,D-transpeptidase, yielding MIKKVWLLGVSLVVGGLALSRPLSVTASDEVPQADMREPISYTKSSEIKPYPKHLSAKKDRIIVSLKKQRAYLKRGKKTRYEFYVSTGAHHQTPRGNYKINTYRAPWFYSASEKMGARYAVGWLQGGLYLFHENPRTLQHKTIKSVAKNLGKKPTSHGCIHLSTSDARWFYHHAPTGMRVIIK
- a CDS encoding serine hydrolase codes for the protein MKTRRCSFGIAVIFCLLIFIVIPVKATSTGLTDENNPQLYSHHQAATVGQSGDRITAKKPKTKAKAYIVLNRKTGATLLQKNADKQRLIASTGKLMTIYLARRKLASYPQDWNQRLSFSKSLIKMGADPGFNGFHAKKGHKYTVKQLLESAIIDSDDNSAIRLGQWVAGSNRKFITMMNKQAKLWQIKARFVSSSGLENDDLARYGYYVKGGKTSGNLLSAKSLAIVAYHVAHDYPSLMKYFATGSMKVAGQWLVNENRMLPGHKYYHKSFKLDGMKTGWTPRAGYCFVGSCRKGDGLITVVLNDENEFSDTVKLMRFAYRNVNN
- the phoU gene encoding phosphate signaling complex protein PhoU, which codes for MHEIFLDELKKLNTQFMEMGVLVNDQIDQGTRSFVAHDKKTAQKMIKEADVVPKEAIRIEKKALDLMALQQPVATDFRVVISILKAATDLERIGENAISLAVETVRVKGNPRIPEVEKIISQMTHEVRKMLIEVLTAYVQEDEKTARAMVDRQEVVTANYQKARKVIIDGVEKDSNAAVASASYFVIIRLLKRIGDHIVNLASWVIYKVSGELFELADPKAE
- the rplL gene encoding 50S ribosomal protein L7/L12; this encodes MALDTEKIIEDLKGASILELNDLVKAIEDEFDVTAAAPVAAAGAGAEAAAKSTYDVELTEAGQEKVKVIKAVRDITGLGLKDSKDMVDGAPKNVKEGVSEDEANDIKSKLEEVGATVTLK
- the rplJ gene encoding 50S ribosomal protein L10, producing the protein MSKAAIAAKEKLVDAFAEELKAAKAILVIDYLGLTVEEVTAMRKELRENDVKMKVIKNTYLRRAAAKAGIEGLDDTFVGPTAVVYTDNADDITEPARIVSKFEDNFDVLDIKGGMLEGKLTSKEEIKELAAIPGREGLLSMLVSVLQAPVRDFACVVKAVADSKDEAAE
- a CDS encoding serine hydrolase domain-containing protein, which codes for MKKQNIFKIGIIGLVMTLNAGVLGFQTVQPVQVQAATSKKQALRKFVRKTMAKHHVRGSIVVIKNGVPQKISYGYALSNRKIGNGNRKVVYPTGSLQKVVTGAMIVQIMDEKKETNQEFDQNTKIDRWFPNLKNAQKISVGNLLTHTSGIKPSNTEVWRHHNYSESAAIKMTIANANQFSFAKVGKYHYNNANYILLAGIIRQETGQSYQTNLRKRIVKPLGLTSTFTAASLPKSKLIAGSYYANGGANYRNPVYLTKAFASQMLGAGNLLTTPMEYYQIQCGLTDGTILTQKQFQYLTNLASKTTAYSGGLHIKKSGKLKIAYGNLHGTHFGMWVQLTSDNQTGIVMFLNQTNNSAAKEKKVGYTILQHIAPGTFLPE